The DNA region ATCTCCATGGGCAAGGGGATGGGGCTCACGTCCATGGTCCTGGCCGTGCAGGCGCTCACGCGCGACGCGCTGAAGAACCGACAGGCATGAAGCGACACGCCCTCCTGGCAGTTCCCGTCCTCGCGGCGCTCGCGGTCCTCGCGACCTCCGGGCTCGACGCACGCCTGCTGGCCGGCGCCACAGGTCGCCTCGACTCCCGACGCCCGACTCCCGACTCCCGTGAACAGGCCCGCGATTCCCGACTCCCGACTCCCGACTCCCGTCCCAACCTGATCGTCATCGTCACCGACGACCAGGCGGAGTGGACGCTGAACTCCTACGGGAACGCCGACGCGCGAACGCCGCAGATCGACAGGCTGGCCAGGGACGGCGTGCGGTTCACCAACGTCTTCACGCCGTCACCGGTGTGCTCGCCCAGCCGCGCCACCCTGCTCTCCGGGCGCTACGGCACCGAGGTCGGCATCACCGACTGGATCAATCCCGAGGAGAACGCGGCGGGTGTCGGCCTGCCGCCCGAGACCACCACGTGGGCCGAGGCGCTGCAGCGCGCCGGCTACCGCACGGGGCTCATCGGCAAGTGGCATCTCGGGTCGCTGCCGCAGTTCCATCCGACGCGGCACGGGTACGGGTACTTCTTCGGGTTCCTCGGTGGTGGCAACGAGCCGATGAACCCGCGTTTCGAACGCGACGGCGAGGTGAAGGCCGCTACCGGGCCGGAGCCCGACGTCGTCACCGACGATGTGCTGCGCTTCCTGGCAGCGGACCCGGGCCGGCCCTTCGCGCTGTCGGTGCACTACCGGGCGCCGCACACGCCGTACGGCCCGGTTCCCGAGCAGGACATGGCGCCGTTCCGCGACGCGAACGTGGCCATCCCGGTGTTCCCGGGGCTCGACCAGGCACAGGTGCGTCAGTGGACGCGCGAGTACTACGCGAGCGTGCATTCGATCGACCGCAACATCGGGCGGCTCCTCGACGCGCTCGCCGCGTCGGGCCTCGACCGCACCACGCACGTGATCTTCACGAGCGATCACGGCTACAACATCGGGCACCACGGGCTGCACACCAAGGGCAACGGCACGTGGATCGTCGGCGGCGTCAACGGCCCGACGATGCCGAACATGTTCGACACGTCGCTCAAGCCGCCGTTCCTGGTGCGCGGCCCCGGCATCGGCGGCGGGCGGGTGGTCGACGCGCTGGTGGCGTTCGAGGATCTGTACCCGACGCTGCTGGCGCTGGCCGGCGTGCCGATGCCGGCCGACGCGCCTCGCCACGGCCGCGACATCTCGCCGTTCCTGCGGGGCGAGGCCGTGCCGCAGTGGCGCGACACCGTGTACGGGCAGTACGACATCCACCACTACGCGATTGCGCACCTGCGCATGATCCGCGAGACGGGCTGGAAGCTGGTGCGGTCGTACGGCACCACCACGAAGGACCAGCTGTTCGACCTGAAGGCCGATCCGGGCGAGCGGAAGAACCTGTGGAACGCGCCGGAGCAGCGCGAGCGGCGCCGCGCCATGGAGGCGCGGCTACGGGAGTGGATGCGGTCGATCGACGACCCGCTGCTGAAGGAGACGGGGCTGCTGTTCAAGCCCGCCCCGTAATTTGAAATTGGAAATTTGAAGTTCGCGGGGGCGCGGCTTCGCCGCCGCCCCTCGGGATGTGTCGAGCGGCAAGGCCGAGAGGCCGGCCGCCGATCAATATCAAATTTCCAATTTCGAATTATCAGAATCCCAGGTTCGCCTTCAGGAAGGCCCACTTGTCGGCGGCCTCCTCGATCTGCTTGCTGGTCGGCTTGCCGGCGCCGTGGCCGGCCTTGGTCTCGATGCGGATCAGCACCGGCTGTGGCCCCTTGTGCGCGGCCTGCAGCGCCGCCGCGAACTTGAAGCTGTGCGCCGGCACCACGCGGTCGTCGTGGTCGGCGGTGGTGACCATCGTCGCCGGGTAGGCGGTGCCGGGCTTCAGGTTGTGCAGCGGCGAGTACTTGTAGAGGACGTCGAAGCCCTCCTTCGTCTCGGAACTGCCGTAGTCCGACTTCCACGCCCAGCCGATCGTGAACCTGTGGAAGCGGAGCATGTCCATCACGCCGACGGCCGGTAGCGCCGCGCCGAACAGGTCAGGGCGCTGCGTCATCGCCGCGCCGACCAGCAGGCCGCCGTTGCTGCCGCCGCCGATCGCCAGCTTCGGCGTCGACGTGTACTTCTCGCCGATCAGGTACTCGGCCGCGGCGATGAAGTCGTCGAACACGTTCTGCTTGTTCTTCAGGCGGCCGGCGTCGTGCCACGCCTTGCCGTACTCGCCGCCGCCGCGCAGGTTGGCCACCGCGTAGACGCCTCCCATCTCCATCCACGCCAGGTTGGCCGGCGAGAAGGACGGCGTCAGCGAGATGTCGAAGCCGCCATAGCCGTACAGGTACGTGGGGTTCGCGCCCGACCTGGCCAGCCCCTTCCTGTGGGTGATGAACATCGGGATGCGGGTGCCGTCCTTCGACGGATAGAACACCTGCGTCGTCTCGTACTGCGCCGGGTCGAAGGCGACCTTCGGCTGCTTGAAGATCGTGCTGCGGCCGGTAGCGACGTCGAGGCGGAAGATCGCCGTCGGGTACGCGAACGACGAGAACGCGTAGTAGCCCTCGGCCTGCTCGCGACGCCCGCTGAAGGACACCGCGCCGATCGTCGGCAACGCCACCTCGGACTGCACCGCCCCGTCGCGTCCGTAGATACGCAGCTTGTTCTGCGCGTCGATCTGCCACGTCGCCACGAAGCGATCGGCGGCCATCGTCACATCGTCGAGCACGTCCTGCTTCGGCCCCTCGGGGATCAGCGTCTTCCACGCCGACGGCGCGGCCTGGCCGAGCGTGATGGCGACGAGCCGCTTGCGCGGCGCGCCCTGGTTGGTGAGCACGTAGAACGTGGCGCCGTCGTTGCCGACGATGTTGTAGGAGGCGTCGTACTGGTCGAGGAAGGGCTCGACCTTCGCGTCGGCCTTCGTCAGGTCCTTCACGAAGATGCGGTTTTTCGGGTCGGTGCCCTCGGTCTGGTAGATGAGCAGGTACTTGCCGTCGTCGGTGACGTCGGCGCCCAGGCCCCAATCGGGCTTGTCGGGGCGGGCGTAGACGAGCGGGTCGGCGTCCTGCGACGTCCCCAGCTTGTGGAAGTAGACCTTCTGGTCCTTGTTGACGCCGGTGAGGGCGGCGCCTTCCTTCGGGGCGTCGTACCGGCTGTAGAAGAAGCCCGAGCCGTCGTGCAGCCACGCCGCGCCCGAGAACTTCGACCAGCGGATCTCGTCGGGCAGGTCCTTGCCCGTCGCCACTTCGCGGACCTTCCAGCGGATCCAGTCCGAGCCGCTCTCCGAGAGCGAGTACGCCATGTACCGGCCATCGTCGGAGAACGTGGTGCCGCCGACCGCCACGGTGCCGTCACCGGACAGCGTGTTCGGGTCGAGGAGGACCTCCGGCGTCGCGTCGAGGCTTGCGGCGCGGTAGTAGACCGCCTGGTTCTGCAGGCCGTCGTTGCGCGTGAACACGTAGTGCGCGCCCCGCTTGCGTGGCAGGCCGTAGCGCTCGTAGTTCCACAGGGTCGTGAGCCGCTGCTTGATGGCGTCGCGTCCCGCGATCTTCGACAGGTAGCCGAAGGTGACGGCGTTCTGCGCCTCGACCCAGGCCTTGGTGTCGGCGGCGTTGTCGTCCTCGAGCCAGCGGTACGGGTCGGCGACCTTCGTCCCGAAGTAGTCGTCGACCTGATCGACCTTCTTCGTCTGCGGGTAGGAGGTCGGGGCGGGCGGCGGCGCCGTCGTCTGCGCGAGGGCGGACGATCCGGCCGCGACGAGCGGTGCGGTCATGGCAAGGGCAAGCAATCGGCTGTGCATCGTCTGGGAAACTCCGAAAGTCCTTGATAGCACATCAGCAGCACCGGGGACCGGGTTCCGGGCTCGTCACCGGTAGGTCAGGGTGTCCCCACCCCGCCGTTGGCCAGACACCAACGGCGCGGTCGGAGCCGCGCCCTCCCCCTGTTTCGTATACGCTGCAGCCGTCAGGCGGCATCGCCTGTCACCTCTCCCAGGAGTCCGTCGTGTCCTTGAAAACCATCCTGTCTTCGACGCTGGTCGTCGCGCTCGCAGGCGCCTCGGCCGCTTCCGCCCAGCCCGCGCAGGCCGGCAAGCTCAGCATCATCATGTTCGGGGCGCATCCCGACGACTGCGACATCCGGTCGGCGGGCACCGCGGCCAAGTGGGTCGCCGCCGGCCACAAGGTCCGCTTCGTGGCGGTGACCAACGGCGATGCCGGCCACCACGAGATGGGCGGCGGCATCCTCGCGGCGCGGCGGCGCGCCGAGGCCCAGGAAGTCGGCCGTCGCCTCGGCATCGAGTACGTCGTGCTCGACAACCACGACGGCGAACTGGTGCCGTCGCTCGACGTGCGCGAGCAGATCATTGCGCAGATTCGGCAGGTCAACGCCGACCTCGTGCTCGGTCCCCGACCCAACGACTATCACCCGGATCATCGCTACACGGGTGTGCTGCTGCAGGACGCGGCCTTCATGGTGACCGTGCCCAACATCCTCACGCACGTCCCGGCGCTGAAGAAGAACCCCGTGTTCCTGTACTACCAGGACAACTTCCAGAAGCCGAACCCGTTCGCGCCCGACATCGCCGTCGACATCACCGACACGTTCGACAAGAAGATCGACGCCCTCGACGCGCACGTGTCGCAGGTCTACGAGTGGCTGCCGTGGCACGCCGGCAACCTCGATCAGGTGCCCAAGGACGTCAAGGCGCGGCGGGAGTGGCTGAAGAAGACGCGCGCCAACGCGCCCAACGCCGCGGTGCGCGCCGCCCTGGAGAAGTACTACGGCAAGGAGGGGGCCGCGAAGGTCCAGCAGGCCGAGGCCTTCGAGATCTGCGAGTACGGCCGGCGCCCGACCGCCGAGGACATCAAGCGGCTGTTCCCCTTCCTGCCGCAGTAGCCGACCGGGGGCGGTTACGCGTGGCCGCGCCGACGGCCACGCGAGTCGCCCCTGTGCACCAGATCGAGACAGAACTCATCCTTCCCGCGAGCCGGCCGATATCCTCCTCGATCGCCCCGATCCCCTGCCACGCGCGGCAGGGAGGAAACGCGACGACCACACTTTCGAGGCAGCGATGACCGTCCGGGCCACCTTCTTCGACACTCCCCAGCGCACGGCGCCAGACGTCCTCGATGCGCAGTCGACCCATGTCCATGCCGCCCCGCTGGTGGTCGCCATGCTCGAGGGCGTGGCCTCGCCAGCCGCCCTGTTGAATCCCGACCGGGAGATCATCGCCGCCAATTCGCGGCTCGCGCACCTGGCCGGCGCCGGGCGCGCCCAACTGGCCGGACGGCGGATCGGCGAGGTCCTGGGCTGCGTGCACGCCCTCGAGCAACCCAACGGATGCGGCACCACGGAAGCGTGCGCGATGTGCGGCGCGGCGCAGGCGCTGCGGGAGTCGCGCCTGCTGCAGAAGCCGGCAACGCACGAGTGCCGGATTCGCCGTGACGATGGCGAGCAGGGCGAGGTCGCCTTCAGTGCCGACGTCAACTGCGCGCCCCTCGACGTCGACGGCGTGCGCGCCATCATGGTGGTGCTGCACGACACCAGCGACGCCGAGCGCCGGCGCGTCCTGGAGCGCATGTTCTTCCACGACGCGCTCAATGCCGCTGGCGGGCTCCAGGGCCTGCTCGACGCCTGGCCCGACCTGGCGCCCGAGGAGGCCGCCACCCTCGCTCCCATGGCCTCCAGGCTCGCCAGTCACCTGGTGGAGGAACTGCAGGCGCATCGCGACCTGGTGGCCGCCGAGGCGGGCACCTTGCCGGTCCAACGTGTCCAGGTGCGTCCCGCCGCGGTGCTCGACGACATCCGGCACCTCTACGCGCAGCACGAGGTCGCCGAGGGCAAGACACTGGTCGCCGAGGTGTTCGCCGCGGCGCCCGCCATGAACACCGACCCCATGCTCCTGCGGCGGGTCCTGGGCAACCTCGTGAAGAACGCGCTGGAGGCGACGGCACGTGGCCAGCAGGTGACGCTGCGGCACGTGTGCACCGGACCGCGGGCCATCTTCACGATCCACAACCCGTCGGTCATGCCCCAGGCCGCTCGCCTGCAGGTCTTCCAGCGCGGATACTCGACCCGCGGGTCCGGACGGGGCCTCGGGACCTACGGCGCACGGCTCCTCGCCGAGCGCTATCTCGACGGCACGCTGCGCTTCGGCTCCAACGCCGCCACCGGCACCGTGTTCGTGCTCGACCTGCCGATGGACGCGTGAGTCGCCGGTAGGCCGCATACTGGCGTGACCGATGGACCGGCCTTCGACGCCTGGCTCCGGCAGTGTGACCTCGTCGATTGCCCGCGTCGTCGGCGCGTACGCGATCTTTGCGTCCCTCTGGATCCTGCTCTCCGATCGTGCGCTCGGCGCCCTGTTCCCCGACCACGCCTCGTACGCGGTGTACGGGACGCTCAAGGGCGTCGTGTTCGTCGCCGTCACGGCGGCGCTGCTCTGGGGCCTGCTCCGCGTTGAACTGGGGCGCCGGGCCCGCGCCGAGCTCGCGCTGGCCGAGACCACCGCGCAGTTGCAGCGTGCGCAGCGGATCGCGCACGTCGGCCATTGGGTGTGGGCGGCCGACGGGTCGCGCATCGAAGGGTCCGGGCAGCTGCTGGAGATCTTCGGCCTCGACCCTGCCACGTCGGCCCTGACCGGCGCACGGCTCCTCGCCGCAATCCATCCCGACGACTGCCAGTTGCTCGACGACCTCCGCTGCCGCCTGCGCGCCGGTGAGCCGACGTGGCCGGTCGAGTGCCGCGTGCTCCGCAGCGACGGGTCGGTTCGCACCATCTGGGTCGAGGTCGGCGACGTGCGGCGCGACGACGCCGGTGCCCTCACGGCCGTTTCCGGCGTGGTGCAGGACATCACCGAGCGCAAGCTGCTCGAGCTGCAGGTGTTGCGGTCGCAGCGGACCGAGGCGGTCGGCGCGCTGGCCAGCGGCATCGCCCACGACCTGAACAACGTGCTCACCCCGGTGCTCGTGATGGCGCCGCTGCTGCGCGAGAGCCTCACGTCGCCCGAGGACCGCTCCCTCATCGACACCCTCGAGCAATGCGCCAGGCGCGGCGCCGACATCATCAGGCAGCTGCTCACGTTCGCGCGCGGCGCCCCGGGCGCTCGCGTGGCGCTGCCGCTGCGCCACCTCGTGCGCGAGATGGCCAAGATCGCGCAGGAGACCTTCCCGCGCGACATCGACATCCGCGCCGAGATCGCCTCGGACCTCTGGACCGTGCAGGGTGACATCACCCAGATGCACCAGGTGCTGATGAACCTGTGCATCAACGCCCGCGATGCCATGCCGCACGGCGGCCGCCTGACCCTGCGCGCCGCCAACGTCGCGCTCGACGGCTCCGAGTTGCCCGACGTGCCGCCGCGTGTCGGGCGACACGTGTGCCTGGCCGTGATCGACACCGGTGAGGGCATCGCCGAGGCCGACCGCGAGCGGATCTTCGATCCCTTCTTCACCACCAAGGAGCCGGGCAAGGGCACTGGCCTCGGCCTGTCGACGGTGCTCGGAATCGTCCGCGGCCACGGCGGGGCGATCGCCGTCGAGAGCCAGCGGGGCGGTGGCTCGACCTTTGCCGTCTACCTGCCCGCCTCGACCCTCGACTCGGCGGCCGACGACGATCCGGACGATGAGGTGCCGGCCGGCGACGGCAGCGCGATCCTGCTGGTCGAGGACGAACTGGCCGTGCGGCACGGCCTGGTCCGGGCCCTCGCCTCCGCAGGCTACGCGGTGGTCGAGGCCTCCAACGGGCAGGAAGGCCTGGAAGCCTGGCAGCGGCACGGCGACGTCATCCGCGTCATCGTCACCGACCTGGTGATGCCCGTGATGGGCGGCGCGGCGATGGTGGCGCGCCTGCGCGCACAGGCCGTGTCGGTCCCCATCCTCGCCCTCACCGGCCTGGGCAGCAGTCCTGACGATCCCCTGCCGGACGGCGTGTCCGCGTCGCTGTCCAAGCCGTGCACGCCGGATCAGTTGTTGCGGGCCGTTGGCGCGCTGCTGCCGTCGCGCGAGTCCGCGCCGGGTTCCGGGGGCGCCGAGGTGCTCGAGCCTCGGTAAGATGGGCGTGCATGCGCACGCCTCCGGTCGCTTCGCTCCTCGACCTCACGGGAACCACCGCCCTGGTCACCGGCGCCGGTTCGGGGATTGGCACGGGCATCGCCGCGCGCCTGGCCGAGGCCGGGGCGCGCGTCGCCGTGCACTTCCACACCAGCCGGGCGGGCGCCGACGCGGTCGTCGCCACGATCACGCAGGCCGGGGGACAGGCCCGTGCATTCGGCGCCGATCTCACGCGCCCTGACGAGGTCGAGGGCCTCGTGAGTGCCGTGACGGGCACCCTCGGCGCCGTCGACATCCTCGTCAACAACGCGGGCACGTATCCACTGGGCACCATCATCGACGTCGACTTCGCGGAGTGGCAGGCGGTCGTCTCGGCGAACCTGTCGACGGTGCACCTGGTGACGCAGGCCACGGCCCGGGCGCTGCGCGAGGCCGGCCGCCCGGGAGCGATCGTCAACATCGCGTCGATCGAGGCCAGCAACGTCGCGCCGGCGCACAGCCACTACATCGCCGCGAAGGCCGGCGTGGTGATGTACACCAGGTCCGCTGCGCGTGAGCTGGGGCCGCTGGGCATCCGCGTCAACGCCGTGTCGCCGGGCCTCATCGGCCGCCCGGGCCTCGCGGAGGCATGGCCGCAGGGCGTGCAGGCCTACACGGCCGCCACCCCCCTCGGTCGCCTCGGCGAGTTCGAGGACGTCGCCGATGCGTGCCTGTTCCTCGCCTCCCCAGCCGCGCGCTGGATCACGGGCGTGGAGCTGATCGTCGATGGCGGCGTGCTCACGAACAGGGCGTATTGAGAGCGGGAATCGGGAGTGGGGAATCGGGAGTCGGGAGTCGGGAGTCGGGAGTCGGGAGTCGGGAGTCGGCAAGTGGGGAGCGGGTCCGGGCAAAGGGAATGCGCAGATGACGGTCCTTGAACTCATCCAGCTCTTGCGGCTCTCGCCGCTTCCGGGCGAGGGCGGGTACTTCCGCCAGACGTGGCAGGCGCCGGAACGCGTCGCGGGTGGCACGCTCGGTGCGCGGTATCCGGGCGAGAAGGCCCTCGGCACCGCGATCTACTACCTGGTGACCGACGATCCCGACGGCTTCTCGGCGATGCACCGGCTGCCGACCGACGAGGTCTACCACTTCTACCTGGGCGACCCGGTGGAGCAACTGCTGCTGCACCCGGACGGCGGCAGCGAGGTCGTGGTGCTCGGGCAGGATCTGCGCGCCGGGCAGCGCGTGCAGCACGTCGCGCCGCGCGACAGTTGGCAGGGCACCCGACTGGTCCCAGGCGGGCCGTCTGCGACGTCGCTCAGGGCTGGGCGATGGGCGCTGCTGGGGACGACGATGGCGCCCGGGTTCGACGTGAGCGACTACCAGGCGGGCGAGCGCGCGGCGCTGATCGCGGCATGGCCCACGCAGGCCGAGCGCATTCTCGCGCTCACCCGACAGCCGCAGTAGCCGTCGACCTTCAGGTCGACGGTCAGTGCTGCGTGCTGAGCGCCGAGCTCGAGCTCGACGCCCACGTGTCCTGGAGGGCGGTCCCCGTACCCGCGATCCCCCCTATCCGTGAATCGTCGCCTCGGCCAGCAGCTTCTTCAGGCGGTTGTCGGGCCCCCGGCTCGCCACCAGGCGGGTGCCGTCGCGCAGGATGACCGCGTACTCGCCGTGGAACAGCGGCTGGAGTTCGCGGATCCGGTCGGCGTTGACGATCGTCGAGCGGTGGATGCGGATGAACTGCGCGGTGTCGAGCACCGACTCCATCCCCTTCATCGTCTCGCGCAGCAGGTGCGATTGGGCGCCCATGTGCAGCCGCACGTAGTTGCCCTCGGCCTCGATCCAGTCGATGTCGTCCACCTTGACGAAGAACACGCGGCCCGACGACTTGACGACGATCCGCTGCTTCTCGCGCTGCTCGGCGGTGAGCGAGGCCACCAGCGAACGCAGGTGGTCGCGGTCGACGATCGCCTCGCCCTCGTGGCGCCTCGCGATGGCGGCGCGGGCCCGCTGCAGGGCCTGCCCGAACCGCTCGGCGTTGAACGGCTTGAGCACGTAGTC from Luteitalea sp. TBR-22 includes:
- a CDS encoding SDR family NAD(P)-dependent oxidoreductase, which codes for MRTPPVASLLDLTGTTALVTGAGSGIGTGIAARLAEAGARVAVHFHTSRAGADAVVATITQAGGQARAFGADLTRPDEVEGLVSAVTGTLGAVDILVNNAGTYPLGTIIDVDFAEWQAVVSANLSTVHLVTQATARALREAGRPGAIVNIASIEASNVAPAHSHYIAAKAGVVMYTRSAARELGPLGIRVNAVSPGLIGRPGLAEAWPQGVQAYTAATPLGRLGEFEDVADACLFLASPAARWITGVELIVDGGVLTNRAY
- a CDS encoding sulfatase; protein product: MKRHALLAVPVLAALAVLATSGLDARLLAGATGRLDSRRPTPDSREQARDSRLPTPDSRPNLIVIVTDDQAEWTLNSYGNADARTPQIDRLARDGVRFTNVFTPSPVCSPSRATLLSGRYGTEVGITDWINPEENAAGVGLPPETTTWAEALQRAGYRTGLIGKWHLGSLPQFHPTRHGYGYFFGFLGGGNEPMNPRFERDGEVKAATGPEPDVVTDDVLRFLAADPGRPFALSVHYRAPHTPYGPVPEQDMAPFRDANVAIPVFPGLDQAQVRQWTREYYASVHSIDRNIGRLLDALAASGLDRTTHVIFTSDHGYNIGHHGLHTKGNGTWIVGGVNGPTMPNMFDTSLKPPFLVRGPGIGGGRVVDALVAFEDLYPTLLALAGVPMPADAPRHGRDISPFLRGEAVPQWRDTVYGQYDIHHYAIAHLRMIRETGWKLVRSYGTTTKDQLFDLKADPGERKNLWNAPEQRERRRAMEARLREWMRSIDDPLLKETGLLFKPAP
- a CDS encoding prolyl oligopeptidase family protein, which translates into the protein MTAPLVAAGSSALAQTTAPPPAPTSYPQTKKVDQVDDYFGTKVADPYRWLEDDNAADTKAWVEAQNAVTFGYLSKIAGRDAIKQRLTTLWNYERYGLPRKRGAHYVFTRNDGLQNQAVYYRAASLDATPEVLLDPNTLSGDGTVAVGGTTFSDDGRYMAYSLSESGSDWIRWKVREVATGKDLPDEIRWSKFSGAAWLHDGSGFFYSRYDAPKEGAALTGVNKDQKVYFHKLGTSQDADPLVYARPDKPDWGLGADVTDDGKYLLIYQTEGTDPKNRIFVKDLTKADAKVEPFLDQYDASYNIVGNDGATFYVLTNQGAPRKRLVAITLGQAAPSAWKTLIPEGPKQDVLDDVTMAADRFVATWQIDAQNKLRIYGRDGAVQSEVALPTIGAVSFSGRREQAEGYYAFSSFAYPTAIFRLDVATGRSTIFKQPKVAFDPAQYETTQVFYPSKDGTRIPMFITHRKGLARSGANPTYLYGYGGFDISLTPSFSPANLAWMEMGGVYAVANLRGGGEYGKAWHDAGRLKNKQNVFDDFIAAAEYLIGEKYTSTPKLAIGGGSNGGLLVGAAMTQRPDLFGAALPAVGVMDMLRFHRFTIGWAWKSDYGSSETKEGFDVLYKYSPLHNLKPGTAYPATMVTTADHDDRVVPAHSFKFAAALQAAHKGPQPVLIRIETKAGHGAGKPTSKQIEEAADKWAFLKANLGF
- a CDS encoding cupin domain-containing protein; this translates as MTVLELIQLLRLSPLPGEGGYFRQTWQAPERVAGGTLGARYPGEKALGTAIYYLVTDDPDGFSAMHRLPTDEVYHFYLGDPVEQLLLHPDGGSEVVVLGQDLRAGQRVQHVAPRDSWQGTRLVPGGPSATSLRAGRWALLGTTMAPGFDVSDYQAGERAALIAAWPTQAERILALTRQPQ
- a CDS encoding PIG-L deacetylase family protein; protein product: MKTILSSTLVVALAGASAASAQPAQAGKLSIIMFGAHPDDCDIRSAGTAAKWVAAGHKVRFVAVTNGDAGHHEMGGGILAARRRAEAQEVGRRLGIEYVVLDNHDGELVPSLDVREQIIAQIRQVNADLVLGPRPNDYHPDHRYTGVLLQDAAFMVTVPNILTHVPALKKNPVFLYYQDNFQKPNPFAPDIAVDITDTFDKKIDALDAHVSQVYEWLPWHAGNLDQVPKDVKARREWLKKTRANAPNAAVRAALEKYYGKEGAAKVQQAEAFEICEYGRRPTAEDIKRLFPFLPQ
- a CDS encoding ATP-binding protein; translated protein: MTVRATFFDTPQRTAPDVLDAQSTHVHAAPLVVAMLEGVASPAALLNPDREIIAANSRLAHLAGAGRAQLAGRRIGEVLGCVHALEQPNGCGTTEACAMCGAAQALRESRLLQKPATHECRIRRDDGEQGEVAFSADVNCAPLDVDGVRAIMVVLHDTSDAERRRVLERMFFHDALNAAGGLQGLLDAWPDLAPEEAATLAPMASRLASHLVEELQAHRDLVAAEAGTLPVQRVQVRPAAVLDDIRHLYAQHEVAEGKTLVAEVFAAAPAMNTDPMLLRRVLGNLVKNALEATARGQQVTLRHVCTGPRAIFTIHNPSVMPQAARLQVFQRGYSTRGSGRGLGTYGARLLAERYLDGTLRFGSNAATGTVFVLDLPMDA
- a CDS encoding LytTR family DNA-binding domain-containing protein, which produces MTLRTLIVDDEPLARERVRMMLGMHDDVAVIGEVGDGAQAVDAIRDQRPDLVFLDVQMPGVDGFGVLRALESDELPHVVFVTAYDQYALKAFEVHALDYVLKPFNAERFGQALQRARAAIARRHEGEAIVDRDHLRSLVASLTAEQREKQRIVVKSSGRVFFVKVDDIDWIEAEGNYVRLHMGAQSHLLRETMKGMESVLDTAQFIRIHRSTIVNADRIRELQPLFHGEYAVILRDGTRLVASRGPDNRLKKLLAEATIHG
- a CDS encoding PAS domain-containing sensor histidine kinase, which codes for MTSSIARVVGAYAIFASLWILLSDRALGALFPDHASYAVYGTLKGVVFVAVTAALLWGLLRVELGRRARAELALAETTAQLQRAQRIAHVGHWVWAADGSRIEGSGQLLEIFGLDPATSALTGARLLAAIHPDDCQLLDDLRCRLRAGEPTWPVECRVLRSDGSVRTIWVEVGDVRRDDAGALTAVSGVVQDITERKLLELQVLRSQRTEAVGALASGIAHDLNNVLTPVLVMAPLLRESLTSPEDRSLIDTLEQCARRGADIIRQLLTFARGAPGARVALPLRHLVREMAKIAQETFPRDIDIRAEIASDLWTVQGDITQMHQVLMNLCINARDAMPHGGRLTLRAANVALDGSELPDVPPRVGRHVCLAVIDTGEGIAEADRERIFDPFFTTKEPGKGTGLGLSTVLGIVRGHGGAIAVESQRGGGSTFAVYLPASTLDSAADDDPDDEVPAGDGSAILLVEDELAVRHGLVRALASAGYAVVEASNGQEGLEAWQRHGDVIRVIVTDLVMPVMGGAAMVARLRAQAVSVPILALTGLGSSPDDPLPDGVSASLSKPCTPDQLLRAVGALLPSRESAPGSGGAEVLEPR